Proteins encoded together in one Hemiscyllium ocellatum isolate sHemOce1 chromosome 9, sHemOce1.pat.X.cur, whole genome shotgun sequence window:
- the uox gene encoding uricase encodes MFSFAMQGDVEFVRTGYGKDVVKVLTIRREGKRHYIKEFEANIQLTLKTLKDYMHGDNSDIIPTDTMKNTIHALAKLKGVRTIEEFAVDICDHFLTSFRHVRRAMVYIQEAPWKRLEKDGAGHAHAFVHTPEATRFCEVEQIENEPPVIHSGLKDMKVLKTTQSGFEGFRKDRFTTLPEVRDRVFSTVVFAKWRYSRPRHVNFDAAWNSVKDAIIETFAGPYDSGIYSPSVQKSLYDAQCLCLSRVPEMEEIELVMPNKHYFTIDMTKFGIHENNEVLLPLDNPSGNISGTVRRGFTSKL; translated from the exons ATGTTTTCCTTTGCAATGCAGGGAGATGTGGAATTTGTCCGGACTGGATACGGGAAAGATGTGGTGAAGGTCCTCACGATCAGAAGAGAGGGAAAGCGTCATTACATCAAAGAGTTTGAAGCTAACATTCAGCTTACACTGAAGACCTTAAAGGATTACATGCATGGAGACAATTCTGATATTATTCCGACTGACACGATGAAAAATACCATTCACGCCTTGGCTAAGCTCAAAGGA GTTCGAACGATTGAAGAATTTGCCGTGGATATTTGTGATCACTTCTTGACTTCTTTTCGACATGTTAGACGGGCAATGGTCTATATTCAGGAGGCACCTTGGAAGCGCCTGGAGAAA GACGGTGCAGGCCATGCACATGCCTTTGTTCACACCCCTGAAGCAACACGTTTTTGTGAAGTTGAACAGATTGAAAATG AACCCCCCGTGATTCATTCTGGATTGAAAGACATGAAAGTCTTAAAAACAACACAGTCTGGCTTTGAGGGATTCCGAAAAGATCGATTCACTACGCTGCCTGAagtgagggacagagtgttcTCCACCGTTGTGTTTGCTAAGTGGCGTTACAGTCGGCCCAGACATGTCaactttgatgctgcctg GAATAGCGTGAAGGATGCTATCATTGAGACATTCGCGGGTCCCTATGACTCTGGAATATACTCTCCTTCTGTCCAGAAGTCCCTCTATGATGCTCAGTGCCTCTGTTTGAGCAGAGTTCCAGAG atGGAAGAGATTGAACTGGTCATGCCTAATAAACATTACTTTACAATTGATATGACGAAATTTGGAATTCATGAAAATAATGAG GTTTTATTGCCTTTGGATAACCCCTCAGGAAATATTTCGGGCACTGTACGGAGGGGATTCACCTCCAAACTGTAG